From the genome of Actinacidiphila yeochonensis CN732, one region includes:
- the bldC gene encoding developmental transcriptional regulator BldC: protein MTARTPDAEPLLTPAEVATMFRVDPKTVTRWAKAGKLTSIRTLGGHRRYREAEVRALLAGIPQQRSEA from the coding sequence ATGACCGCTCGCACCCCTGATGCCGAGCCGTTGCTTACCCCCGCCGAGGTCGCGACCATGTTCCGCGTCGACCCCAAGACGGTCACGCGCTGGGCGAAGGCCGGCAAGCTCACGTCCATCCGCACGCTGGGCGGGCACCGCCGCTACCGCGAGGCGGAGGTCCGCGCGCTTCTGGCGGGCATCCCGCAGCAGCGCAGCGAGGCCTGA
- a CDS encoding Leu/Phe/Val dehydrogenase, which translates to MGVTTVTDVRQTEAIAAQPDGTAGVVSKLFRSDQGGHEQVLLCQDRATGLRAVIALHSTALGPALGGTRFHAYASDEEAVEDALNLARGMSYKNALAGLDHGGGKAVIIGDPDTLKTEELLLAYGRFVASLDGRYVTACDVGTYVADMDVIARENRWTTGRSPANGGAGDSSVLTAFGVFQGMRAAATARWGEPSLRGRRVGVAGVGKVGHHLVAHLLEDGAEVVVTDVRPEAVARVVDGRPGVTAVADTAALVRSPLDVYAPCALGGALDDETVAALTATVVCGAANNQLAHPGVEKDLADRGILYAPDYVVNAGGVIQVADELHGFDFNRAKAKAARIHDTTLAIFERAKADGVPPAAAADRLAEQRMADRAPASQWLRPTLV; encoded by the coding sequence ATGGGAGTCACCACCGTGACCGACGTACGTCAGACCGAAGCGATCGCCGCGCAGCCGGACGGCACCGCCGGAGTCGTCTCCAAGCTCTTCCGCTCCGACCAGGGCGGACACGAGCAGGTCCTGCTCTGCCAGGACCGCGCCACCGGCCTGCGGGCCGTCATCGCGCTGCACTCCACCGCCCTGGGCCCGGCCCTCGGCGGCACCCGCTTCCACGCCTACGCCTCCGACGAGGAGGCCGTCGAGGACGCGCTGAACCTCGCCCGCGGCATGTCGTACAAGAACGCGCTGGCCGGCCTGGACCACGGCGGCGGCAAGGCCGTCATCATCGGCGACCCGGACACCCTCAAGACCGAGGAACTCCTGCTCGCCTACGGCCGCTTCGTGGCCTCCCTGGACGGCCGCTACGTGACCGCCTGCGACGTCGGCACCTACGTGGCCGACATGGACGTCATCGCCCGCGAGAACCGGTGGACCACCGGCCGCTCCCCCGCGAACGGCGGCGCCGGCGACTCCTCGGTGCTGACCGCCTTCGGCGTCTTCCAGGGCATGCGCGCGGCCGCCACCGCCCGCTGGGGCGAGCCCTCGCTGCGCGGCCGCCGGGTCGGCGTCGCGGGCGTCGGCAAGGTCGGCCACCACCTGGTGGCGCACCTGCTGGAGGACGGCGCCGAGGTCGTCGTCACCGACGTGCGGCCCGAGGCCGTGGCCAGGGTCGTGGACGGGCGCCCCGGGGTGACCGCGGTGGCCGACACCGCCGCGCTGGTGCGCTCCCCGCTGGACGTCTACGCCCCCTGCGCGCTGGGCGGCGCGCTCGACGACGAGACGGTCGCCGCCCTCACCGCCACCGTGGTGTGCGGGGCCGCCAACAACCAGCTCGCCCACCCGGGTGTCGAGAAGGACCTCGCCGACCGCGGCATCCTGTACGCGCCGGACTACGTGGTCAACGCCGGCGGCGTGATCCAGGTCGCGGACGAGCTGCACGGCTTCGACTTCAACCGGGCCAAGGCCAAGGCGGCGCGGATCCACGACACCACGCTGGCGATCTTCGAGCGCGCCAAGGCCGACGGGGTGCCCCCGGCTGCGGCCGCCGACCGGCTCGCCGAGCAGCGGATGGCCGACCGCGCACCGGCCTCCCAGTGGCTGCGGCCGACCCTCGTCTGA
- a CDS encoding DUF3073 domain-containing protein, whose translation MGRGRAKAKQTKVARQLKYNSGGTDLHRLAEELGASPSMPVNPPVDDDDDELDDDPYAQYADLYNDDEDDEDEQSEPSPSSQRRRA comes from the coding sequence ATGGGGCGCGGCCGGGCCAAGGCCAAGCAGACGAAGGTCGCCCGCCAGCTGAAGTACAACAGCGGCGGCACTGATCTCCACCGTCTGGCCGAAGAGCTGGGCGCATCGCCGTCGATGCCGGTTAATCCGCCTGTCGACGACGATGACGACGAGTTGGACGATGACCCGTACGCTCAGTACGCGGATCTGTACAACGACGACGAGGACGACGAGGACGAACAGTCCGAGCCGTCCCCCTCGTCTCAGCGCCGTCGCGCTTGA
- the purM gene encoding phosphoribosylformylglycinamidine cyclo-ligase — MAETPGASYAAAGVDIEAGDRAVTLMKEWVRKTARPEVVGGLGGFAGLFDASALKRYERPLLASATDGVGTKVDIARRMGVYDTIGHDLVGMVVDDLVVCGAEPLFMTDYICVGKVVPERVAAIVKGIAEGCVLAGCALVGGETAEHPGLLGPDDFDVAGAGTGVVEADALLGAERLQAGDTVIAMASSGLHSNGYSLVRHVLLDRAGWALEREVPELGRTLGEELLVPTRIYSLDCLALTRTTQVHAFAHVTGGGLAENLARVVPDHLSVRLDRSTWTPDPVFGLVGEVGGVARAELERTLNMGVGMVAVVPAEAAETALTVLADRDVEAWVMGEVQARVSGAPAVELVGDHGQGA; from the coding sequence ATGGCCGAAACACCCGGTGCCAGCTACGCGGCCGCGGGAGTCGACATCGAGGCCGGCGACCGCGCCGTCACCCTGATGAAGGAGTGGGTCCGCAAGACCGCCCGCCCCGAGGTGGTCGGCGGCCTCGGCGGCTTCGCCGGGCTCTTCGACGCCTCCGCCCTCAAGCGCTACGAGCGCCCGCTGCTCGCCTCGGCGACCGACGGCGTCGGCACCAAGGTCGACATCGCCCGCCGGATGGGCGTCTACGACACGATCGGGCACGACCTGGTCGGCATGGTCGTGGACGACCTGGTGGTGTGCGGCGCCGAGCCGCTGTTCATGACCGACTACATCTGCGTCGGCAAGGTCGTGCCGGAGCGGGTCGCGGCGATCGTCAAGGGCATCGCCGAGGGCTGCGTCCTGGCCGGCTGCGCGCTGGTCGGCGGCGAGACCGCCGAGCACCCCGGGCTGCTGGGCCCGGACGACTTCGACGTGGCGGGCGCCGGCACCGGCGTGGTCGAGGCCGACGCGCTGCTGGGCGCGGAACGCCTCCAGGCGGGCGACACGGTGATCGCCATGGCCTCGTCCGGACTTCACTCGAACGGGTACAGCCTGGTCCGCCATGTGCTGCTGGACCGGGCCGGCTGGGCGCTGGAGCGCGAGGTGCCGGAGCTGGGCCGCACCCTCGGCGAGGAGCTGCTGGTGCCCACCCGCATCTACTCGCTGGACTGCCTGGCGCTCACCCGCACCACCCAGGTGCACGCCTTCGCGCACGTCACCGGCGGCGGCCTGGCCGAGAACCTGGCCCGCGTGGTGCCCGACCACCTCTCCGTCCGGCTGGACCGCTCCACCTGGACCCCGGACCCGGTCTTCGGCCTGGTCGGCGAGGTCGGCGGGGTCGCCCGCGCGGAGCTGGAGCGGACCCTGAACATGGGCGTCGGCATGGTCGCGGTGGTGCCGGCCGAGGCGGCCGAGACGGCGCTGACCGTGCTCGCCGACCGCGACGTCGAGGCATGGGTGATGGGCGAGGTCCAGGCACGCGTGAGCGGCGCCCCTGCCGTGGAGCTGGTCGGAGACCACGGCCAGGGCGCCTGA
- the purF gene encoding amidophosphoribosyltransferase: protein MPRGDGRLSHDLLPGEKGPQDACGVFGVWAPGEEVAKLTYFGLYALQHRGQESAGIAVSNGSQILVFKDMGLVSQVFDETSLGSLTGHIAVGHARYSTTGASVWENAQPTFRATAHGSIALGHNGNLVNTAELAEMVASLPQTPGRTTRVAATNDTDLVTALLAGQVDEDGNPLSVEEAAPRVLPQIKGAFSLVYMDEHTLYAARDPQGIRPLVLGRLERGWVVASETAALDICGASFVREIEPGELVAIDEQGLRTSRFAEAKPRGCVFEYVYLARPDTLIAGRNVHLSRVEMGRRLAKEAPVDADLVISTPESGTPAAIGYAEASGIPYGSGLVKNSYVGRTFIQPSQTIRQLGIRLKLNPLKEVIRGKRLVVVDDSIVRGNTQRALVRMLREAGAAEVHVRISSPPVKWPCFFGIDFATRAELIANGMSVEEIGKSLGADSLAYISLDAMVEATTIAKPNLCRACFDGEYPMELPDPELLGKQLLEVELAGGGDAADALRRP, encoded by the coding sequence GTGCCTCGTGGTGACGGACGACTCAGCCACGACCTCCTTCCCGGTGAGAAGGGCCCCCAGGACGCTTGCGGCGTCTTCGGTGTCTGGGCCCCGGGGGAAGAGGTCGCCAAACTCACCTATTTCGGGCTGTACGCACTGCAGCACCGTGGACAGGAGTCCGCGGGCATCGCGGTGAGCAACGGCTCCCAGATCCTGGTCTTCAAGGACATGGGCCTGGTCTCCCAGGTCTTCGACGAGACCTCTCTCGGCTCGCTGACCGGCCACATCGCCGTCGGCCATGCCCGCTACTCGACCACCGGTGCCTCGGTGTGGGAGAACGCGCAGCCCACCTTCCGCGCGACCGCCCACGGCTCCATCGCGCTGGGCCACAACGGCAACCTGGTGAACACCGCCGAGCTGGCCGAGATGGTCGCCTCGCTGCCGCAGACGCCCGGCCGGACCACCAGGGTGGCCGCCACCAACGACACCGACCTGGTCACGGCCCTGCTGGCCGGACAGGTCGACGAGGACGGCAACCCGCTGTCCGTCGAGGAGGCGGCGCCGCGCGTGCTGCCTCAGATCAAGGGCGCCTTCAGCCTCGTCTACATGGACGAGCACACCCTCTACGCGGCCCGCGACCCGCAGGGCATCCGCCCGCTGGTGCTGGGCCGCCTGGAGCGCGGCTGGGTGGTGGCCTCCGAGACGGCCGCCCTGGACATCTGCGGCGCCTCGTTCGTCCGCGAGATCGAGCCCGGCGAGCTGGTGGCCATCGACGAGCAGGGCCTGCGCACCTCCCGGTTCGCCGAGGCGAAGCCGCGCGGCTGCGTCTTCGAGTACGTCTACCTGGCCCGTCCGGACACCCTGATCGCCGGCCGCAACGTCCACCTCTCCCGGGTGGAGATGGGCCGCCGGCTGGCGAAGGAAGCGCCGGTCGACGCCGACCTGGTGATATCGACGCCGGAGTCGGGGACCCCGGCCGCCATCGGGTACGCGGAGGCCAGCGGCATCCCCTACGGCTCCGGCCTGGTGAAGAACTCCTACGTGGGCCGCACCTTCATCCAGCCCTCGCAGACCATCCGGCAGCTCGGTATCCGGCTCAAGCTCAACCCGCTCAAGGAGGTCATCCGCGGCAAGCGGCTGGTGGTGGTGGACGACTCGATCGTCCGCGGCAACACCCAGCGCGCCCTGGTGCGGATGCTGCGCGAGGCCGGCGCCGCCGAGGTGCACGTGCGGATCTCCTCGCCGCCGGTGAAGTGGCCCTGCTTCTTCGGCATCGACTTCGCCACCCGCGCCGAGCTGATCGCGAACGGGATGAGCGTGGAGGAGATCGGCAAGTCGCTGGGCGCCGACTCCCTGGCGTACATCTCCCTGGACGCCATGGTGGAGGCCACCACCATCGCCAAGCCCAACCTGTGCCGGGCCTGCTTCGACGGGGAGTACCCGATGGAGCTGCCCGACCCGGAGCTCCTCGGCAAGCAGCTGCTGGAGGTCGAGCTGGCCGGCGGTGGCGACGCCGCCGACGCGCTGCGCCGCCCGTAG
- a CDS encoding sterol carrier family protein, which yields MPNSRESRRRVRSYDPEKTWGALVAQVGHLRTAVRGLTGEQWKWPSGLEGWDVRLLVVHVVRQVEAVRTLLEQPEPPPGAPLVDPAAWALSTASLAEQLDAGTREQEARTADPLAALEAAAAELAGLREETVRQGRLVPAPFGPMTAADFAVTRLVELAVHGDDLARATGVAVGTDRHAVAAAVRVLADALAVKAPGNSVEVRVPPYAAVQCVAGPRHTRGTPPNVVETDPATWLRLAAGRASWAGELADARVSASGERAGLASYLPVLG from the coding sequence ATGCCGAACTCCCGGGAAAGCCGCCGCCGTGTCCGTTCCTACGACCCGGAGAAGACGTGGGGCGCCCTGGTCGCGCAGGTCGGGCACCTGCGGACGGCGGTGCGGGGGCTGACCGGCGAGCAGTGGAAGTGGCCGTCGGGGCTGGAGGGCTGGGACGTGCGGCTGCTGGTGGTGCACGTCGTGCGGCAGGTCGAGGCGGTGCGGACGCTGCTGGAGCAGCCGGAGCCGCCGCCGGGTGCGCCGCTGGTGGACCCGGCCGCGTGGGCGCTGTCCACCGCGTCGCTGGCGGAGCAGCTGGACGCCGGCACCCGCGAGCAGGAGGCCCGTACCGCCGACCCGCTGGCGGCGCTGGAGGCCGCGGCGGCGGAGCTGGCCGGGCTGCGCGAGGAGACGGTGCGGCAGGGGCGGCTGGTGCCCGCGCCGTTCGGGCCGATGACCGCCGCGGACTTCGCGGTGACCCGGCTGGTGGAGCTGGCCGTGCACGGTGACGACCTGGCCCGCGCGACCGGCGTGGCGGTGGGCACCGACCGGCACGCCGTCGCCGCCGCGGTGCGGGTGCTGGCCGACGCGCTGGCCGTCAAGGCACCGGGCAACTCCGTGGAGGTGCGGGTGCCGCCGTACGCGGCCGTGCAGTGCGTGGCCGGACCCCGGCACACCCGCGGCACCCCGCCCAACGTGGTGGAGACCGATCCGGCCACCTGGCTGCGGCTGGCCGCGGGGCGGGCGTCCTGGGCCGGGGAGCTGGCCGACGCCCGGGTGTCCGCGAGCGGCGAGCGCGCCGGCCTGGCCTCCTACCTGCCCGTTCTCGGCTGA
- a CDS encoding DUF4177 domain-containing protein, giving the protein MYEYKVVTFREALIGDALDSDKLEKVLNKHAEEGWALKALTAGEVKGRIGPGAVDGLLITFERPRQG; this is encoded by the coding sequence ATGTACGAGTACAAGGTCGTCACCTTCCGCGAGGCGCTGATCGGCGACGCCCTCGACAGCGACAAGCTGGAGAAGGTGCTGAACAAGCACGCCGAGGAGGGCTGGGCGCTGAAGGCGCTCACCGCCGGCGAGGTCAAGGGCCGCATCGGCCCCGGCGCCGTCGACGGCCTGCTGATCACCTTCGAGCGCCCCCGCCAGGGCTGA
- the purL gene encoding phosphoribosylformylglycinamidine synthase subunit PurL has protein sequence MTLDTVQNAELTPEVDQPWKELGLREDEYLRVREILGRRPTGAELAMYSVMWSEHCSYKSSKVHLRQFGEKAPHSEAMLVGIGENAGVVDVGEGYAVTFKVESHNHPSYVEPYQGAATGVGGIVRDIIAMGARPVAVVDPLRMGAADHPDTKRVLPGVVAGIGGYGNCLGLPNIGGELVFDACYQGNPLVNAGAVGVMRHEDIHLAKASGAGNKVILYGARTGGDGIGGASILASETFDATKPSKRPAVQVGDPFQEKLLIECTLEAFAEKLVVGIQDLGAAGLSCATSELASNGSGGMRVELDDVPLRDSTLSPEEILMSESQERMCAVVEPAKVARFLEICEKWDVIATVVGEVTDGDRLEIFWHGEKIVDVDPRTVAHEGPTYERPYARPSWQDALQADDANKLARPADGAELREQALRVLGSPNLASKAWVTDQYDRFVQGNTVLAQPEDAGMIRVNEETGLGVAIATDGNGRYTKLDPYTGAQLALAEAYRNVAASGAKPLAISDCLNFGSPEDPDVMWQFVEAVRGLADGCQQLGTPVTGGNVSLYNQTGDAAIHPTPVVAVLGVIDDVARRTPMAFAAEGQLLYLLGETREEFGGSAWSQVVHGHLGGMPPAVDLERERLLAEILISASRDGMVDAAHDLSDGGLLAAVTESCLRGGHGARLVVPDGLSAFTFLLSESAGRAVVSVPRSEELRFTDMCGARGLPATRIGVVDGDTLDVQGEFSVPLAELREVHESVLPSLVG, from the coding sequence ATGACCCTCGACACCGTGCAGAACGCGGAGCTGACCCCCGAGGTCGACCAGCCCTGGAAGGAGCTGGGCCTGCGGGAGGACGAGTACCTGCGGGTCCGGGAGATCCTGGGCCGCCGTCCCACCGGCGCCGAGCTGGCGATGTACTCGGTGATGTGGTCGGAGCACTGCTCGTACAAGTCGAGCAAGGTGCACCTGCGGCAGTTCGGCGAGAAGGCCCCGCACTCCGAGGCGATGCTCGTCGGCATCGGCGAGAACGCCGGCGTGGTCGACGTCGGCGAGGGCTACGCGGTGACCTTCAAGGTCGAGTCGCACAACCACCCCTCCTACGTCGAGCCCTACCAGGGCGCGGCCACCGGGGTCGGCGGCATCGTGCGCGACATCATCGCGATGGGCGCCCGGCCGGTGGCCGTGGTGGACCCGCTGCGGATGGGCGCGGCCGACCACCCCGACACCAAGCGGGTGCTGCCCGGCGTGGTGGCCGGCATCGGCGGCTACGGCAACTGCCTGGGCCTGCCGAACATCGGCGGCGAGCTGGTCTTCGACGCCTGCTACCAGGGCAACCCGCTGGTCAACGCCGGCGCGGTCGGCGTGATGCGGCACGAGGACATCCACCTCGCCAAGGCGTCCGGCGCCGGCAACAAGGTGATCCTGTACGGCGCCCGGACCGGCGGCGACGGCATCGGCGGCGCGTCGATCCTGGCCTCGGAGACCTTCGACGCGACCAAGCCGTCCAAGCGGCCCGCGGTGCAGGTCGGCGACCCGTTCCAGGAGAAGCTGCTGATCGAGTGCACGCTTGAGGCGTTCGCCGAGAAGCTGGTCGTCGGCATCCAGGACCTCGGCGCGGCCGGCCTGTCCTGCGCCACCAGCGAGCTGGCCTCCAACGGCTCGGGCGGCATGCGCGTCGAGCTCGACGACGTGCCGCTGCGCGACTCCACGCTCTCGCCCGAGGAGATCCTCATGAGCGAGTCGCAGGAGCGCATGTGCGCCGTGGTGGAGCCGGCCAAGGTGGCGCGGTTCCTGGAGATCTGCGAGAAGTGGGACGTCATCGCCACGGTCGTCGGCGAGGTCACCGACGGGGACCGGCTGGAGATCTTCTGGCACGGCGAGAAGATCGTCGACGTCGACCCGCGCACCGTCGCCCACGAGGGCCCGACCTACGAGCGCCCCTACGCCCGCCCCTCCTGGCAGGACGCCCTCCAGGCCGACGACGCGAACAAGCTGGCCCGCCCGGCCGACGGCGCGGAGCTGCGCGAGCAGGCGCTGCGGGTGCTGGGCTCGCCGAACCTCGCCTCCAAGGCGTGGGTCACCGACCAGTACGACCGGTTCGTGCAGGGCAACACGGTGCTCGCGCAGCCCGAGGACGCCGGCATGATCCGGGTCAACGAGGAGACCGGCCTGGGCGTGGCCATCGCCACCGACGGCAACGGCCGCTACACCAAGCTCGACCCGTACACCGGCGCGCAGCTGGCGCTGGCCGAGGCGTACCGGAACGTGGCGGCCAGCGGTGCGAAGCCGCTGGCGATCTCGGACTGCCTCAACTTCGGTTCGCCGGAGGACCCGGACGTGATGTGGCAGTTCGTGGAGGCCGTGCGCGGCCTCGCCGACGGCTGCCAGCAGCTGGGCACCCCGGTGACCGGCGGCAACGTCTCCCTCTACAACCAGACCGGCGACGCGGCGATCCACCCCACCCCGGTGGTGGCGGTGCTCGGCGTGATCGACGACGTGGCCCGGCGCACCCCCATGGCCTTCGCGGCGGAGGGCCAGCTGCTCTACCTGCTCGGGGAGACCCGCGAGGAGTTCGGCGGCTCGGCCTGGTCGCAGGTGGTCCACGGGCACCTCGGCGGCATGCCGCCGGCGGTGGACCTGGAGCGCGAGCGGCTGCTGGCGGAGATCCTCATCTCGGCCTCCCGCGACGGCATGGTGGACGCCGCGCACGACCTGTCCGACGGCGGCCTGCTGGCCGCGGTCACCGAGTCCTGCCTGCGCGGCGGGCACGGGGCGCGGCTGGTGGTGCCGGACGGGCTGTCCGCGTTCACCTTCCTGCTCTCGGAGTCCGCGGGCCGTGCGGTCGTCTCGGTGCCGCGTTCGGAGGAGCTGCGCTTCACCGACATGTGCGGGGCGCGCGGGCTGCCGGCGACGCGGATCGGCGTGGTCGACGGCGACACCCTCGACGTCCAGGGCGAGTTCTCCGTCCCGCTCGCGGAGCTGCGCGAGGTGCACGAGTCGGTGCTGCCGTCGCTGGTGGGCTGA
- the purQ gene encoding phosphoribosylformylglycinamidine synthase subunit PurQ yields the protein MTARIGVVTFPGTLDDRDTQRAVRLAGAEPVPLWHRDKDLKQVDAVVLPGGFSYGDYLRAGAISRFSPVMESVITQARGGMPVLGICNGFQVLTEAHLLPGAMLRNTALHFVCRDQKLRVESTATAWTADYEAGQEISIPLKNIDGRYTADARTLDELEAEGRVVFRYLDVNPNGSLNDIAGVTNAAGNVVGLMPHPEHAVESLIGTGGTDGLGFFTSVLKKLVAA from the coding sequence GTGACTGCCCGCATTGGCGTCGTCACATTCCCCGGAACGCTGGACGACCGCGACACGCAGCGCGCGGTGCGGCTGGCCGGCGCCGAGCCCGTGCCGCTGTGGCACCGCGACAAGGACCTGAAGCAGGTCGACGCGGTGGTGCTGCCCGGCGGGTTCAGTTACGGCGACTATCTGCGGGCCGGAGCGATCTCCCGTTTCTCGCCCGTGATGGAGAGCGTGATCACCCAGGCGCGCGGCGGAATGCCGGTTCTCGGCATCTGCAACGGCTTCCAGGTCCTCACCGAGGCGCACCTGCTGCCGGGCGCGATGCTGCGCAACACCGCGCTGCACTTCGTCTGCCGCGACCAGAAGCTGCGGGTGGAGAGCACCGCGACGGCCTGGACCGCGGACTACGAGGCGGGGCAGGAGATCTCCATCCCGCTGAAGAACATCGACGGCCGCTACACCGCCGACGCCCGCACCCTGGACGAGCTGGAGGCCGAGGGCCGGGTGGTCTTCCGCTACCTGGACGTGAACCCCAACGGCTCCCTCAACGACATCGCCGGCGTCACCAACGCGGCCGGCAACGTGGTGGGCCTCATGCCGCACCCCGAGCACGCCGTCGAGTCGCTGATCGGTACCGGCGGCACGGACGGCCTGGGCTTCTTCACGTCGGTCCTCAAGAAGCTGGTGGCGGCATGA
- the purS gene encoding phosphoribosylformylglycinamidine synthase subunit PurS produces the protein MARVVVDVMLKPEILDPQGQAVQRALPRLGFDGISDVRQGKRFELEVDGPVDDAALARIREMAETFLANTVIEDFSVKVES, from the coding sequence GTGGCACGCGTCGTAGTCGACGTCATGCTCAAGCCGGAGATCCTCGACCCCCAGGGCCAGGCCGTGCAGCGTGCGCTGCCCCGCCTGGGCTTCGACGGCATCTCCGACGTCCGTCAGGGAAAGCGGTTTGAACTGGAGGTCGACGGCCCCGTCGACGACGCGGCTCTCGCCCGCATTCGCGAGATGGCCGAGACGTTTCTCGCCAACACCGTGATCGAGGACTTCAGCGTAAAGGTGGAGTCGTGA
- a CDS encoding histone-like nucleoid-structuring protein Lsr2 has protein sequence MAQRVLVTLADDLDGGEAEETIAFGVDGQWYEIDLSSANAEKLRKDLAPYVEAGRRRTLSGRAYKRTPIAPTPATVRAWAQSNGFEVPARGRIPKKVYEAFNKAG, from the coding sequence ATGGCGCAACGCGTGCTGGTGACTCTGGCCGATGATCTCGACGGTGGCGAAGCCGAGGAGACGATCGCCTTCGGGGTCGACGGCCAGTGGTACGAGATCGACCTTTCGTCGGCGAACGCGGAGAAACTGCGCAAGGACCTCGCCCCCTACGTGGAGGCCGGCCGCCGCCGCACCCTGTCCGGCCGCGCCTACAAGCGCACCCCGATCGCCCCCACCCCGGCGACCGTGCGGGCCTGGGCCCAGTCGAACGGCTTCGAGGTGCCCGCCCGCGGCCGCATCCCGAAGAAGGTCTACGAGGCGTTCAACAAGGCGGGCTGA